Proteins encoded together in one Lutra lutra chromosome 4, mLutLut1.2, whole genome shotgun sequence window:
- the LOC125098548 gene encoding uncharacterized protein LOC125098548 isoform X4: MRGGKGAPAVQRPPRPPPPVRVRRSPARRRRGGRDWARSEVGRDLEKPPRLHCSGRGRPEEPVPQSRHPAGRSRSEVPRCLDLPGPGGSAWRGREALLRGGPRPADQALATTARRVNARRPTVAEKVVTAAREVLRRQSSVASDVVVKEITFTTRWTNPTSLKGRRNA; this comes from the exons ATGCGGGGTGGGAAAGGGGCCCCCGCGGTCCAGCGGCcgcctcgccccccacccccggtccgCGTGCGACGCTCCCCGGCCCGCAGGCGCCGCGGGGGCAGGGACTGGGCGCGGAGCGAGGTTGGGAGGGACCTGGAAAAACCACCCAGATTGCATTGCAGTGGGCGAGGCCGCCCGGAGGAGCCGGTTCCCCAGAGCCGCCACCCCGCGGGGCGTTCGCGGAGCGAGGTTCCCAGGTGCTTGGATTTGCCTGGGCCGGGAGGTTCCGCCTGGCGGGGACGCGAGGCTCTGTTGCGTGGTGGCCCACGCCCGGCGGATCAAGCGCTCGCGACGACTGCGAGGAGGGTCAACGCCCGGCGGCCGACGGTGGCTGAGAAAGTGGTTACAGCCGCTCGGGAAGTCCTGCGTCGCCAGTCCTCTGTGGCCTCTG ATGTGGTTGTCAAAGAGATCACATTTACTACTCGCTGGACAAATCCAACCTCTCTGAAG GGGAGAAGAAATGCATAA
- the LOC125098548 gene encoding uncharacterized protein LOC125098548 isoform X6 encodes MRGGKGAPAVQRPPRPPPPVRVRRSPARRRRGGRDWARSEVGRDLEKPPRLHCSGRGRPEEPVPQSRHPAGRSRSEVPRCLDLPGPGGSAWRGREALLRGGPRPADQALATTARRVNARRPTVAEKVVTAAREVLRRQSSVASALVS; translated from the exons ATGCGGGGTGGGAAAGGGGCCCCCGCGGTCCAGCGGCcgcctcgccccccacccccggtccgCGTGCGACGCTCCCCGGCCCGCAGGCGCCGCGGGGGCAGGGACTGGGCGCGGAGCGAGGTTGGGAGGGACCTGGAAAAACCACCCAGATTGCATTGCAGTGGGCGAGGCCGCCCGGAGGAGCCGGTTCCCCAGAGCCGCCACCCCGCGGGGCGTTCGCGGAGCGAGGTTCCCAGGTGCTTGGATTTGCCTGGGCCGGGAGGTTCCGCCTGGCGGGGACGCGAGGCTCTGTTGCGTGGTGGCCCACGCCCGGCGGATCAAGCGCTCGCGACGACTGCGAGGAGGGTCAACGCCCGGCGGCCGACGGTGGCTGAGAAAGTGGTTACAGCCGCTCGGGAAGTCCTGCGTCGCCAGTCCTCTGTGGCCTCTG CTCTTGTTTCCTAG
- the LOC125098548 gene encoding uncharacterized protein LOC125098548 isoform X5: MRGGKGAPAVQRPPRPPPPVRVRRSPARRRRGGRDWARSEVGRDLEKPPRLHCSGRGRPEEPVPQSRHPAGRSRSEVPRCLDLPGPGGSAWRGREALLRGGPRPADQALATTARRVNARRPTVAEKVVTAAREVLRRQSSVASDVVVKEITFTTRWTNPTSLK; this comes from the exons ATGCGGGGTGGGAAAGGGGCCCCCGCGGTCCAGCGGCcgcctcgccccccacccccggtccgCGTGCGACGCTCCCCGGCCCGCAGGCGCCGCGGGGGCAGGGACTGGGCGCGGAGCGAGGTTGGGAGGGACCTGGAAAAACCACCCAGATTGCATTGCAGTGGGCGAGGCCGCCCGGAGGAGCCGGTTCCCCAGAGCCGCCACCCCGCGGGGCGTTCGCGGAGCGAGGTTCCCAGGTGCTTGGATTTGCCTGGGCCGGGAGGTTCCGCCTGGCGGGGACGCGAGGCTCTGTTGCGTGGTGGCCCACGCCCGGCGGATCAAGCGCTCGCGACGACTGCGAGGAGGGTCAACGCCCGGCGGCCGACGGTGGCTGAGAAAGTGGTTACAGCCGCTCGGGAAGTCCTGCGTCGCCAGTCCTCTGTGGCCTCTG ATGTGGTTGTCAAAGAGATCACATTTACTACTCGCTGGACAAATCCAACCTCTCTGAAG taa
- the LOC125098548 gene encoding uncharacterized protein LOC125098548 isoform X2, with product MRGGKGAPAVQRPPRPPPPVRVRRSPARRRRGGRDWARSEVGRDLEKPPRLHCSGRGRPEEPVPQSRHPAGRSRSEVPRCLDLPGPGGSAWRGREALLRGGPRPADQALATTARRVNARRPTVAEKVVTAAREVLRRQSSVASDVVVKEITFTTRWTNPTSLKVHVSVPQRKQHFYKAAAMLHVPIQQNLLKFPARLTFHLVCTPSKAG from the exons ATGCGGGGTGGGAAAGGGGCCCCCGCGGTCCAGCGGCcgcctcgccccccacccccggtccgCGTGCGACGCTCCCCGGCCCGCAGGCGCCGCGGGGGCAGGGACTGGGCGCGGAGCGAGGTTGGGAGGGACCTGGAAAAACCACCCAGATTGCATTGCAGTGGGCGAGGCCGCCCGGAGGAGCCGGTTCCCCAGAGCCGCCACCCCGCGGGGCGTTCGCGGAGCGAGGTTCCCAGGTGCTTGGATTTGCCTGGGCCGGGAGGTTCCGCCTGGCGGGGACGCGAGGCTCTGTTGCGTGGTGGCCCACGCCCGGCGGATCAAGCGCTCGCGACGACTGCGAGGAGGGTCAACGCCCGGCGGCCGACGGTGGCTGAGAAAGTGGTTACAGCCGCTCGGGAAGTCCTGCGTCGCCAGTCCTCTGTGGCCTCTG ATGTGGTTGTCAAAGAGATCACATTTACTACTCGCTGGACAAATCCAACCTCTCTGAAG GTACATGTGTCTGTGCCACAAAGGAAACAACACTTTTACAAGGCTGCAGCGATGCTCCATGTCCCCATCCAACAGAACTTGCTGAAATTTCCAGCCAGGCTGACATTCCATCTGGTGTGCACTCCAAGTAAAGCTGGTTAA
- the LOC125098548 gene encoding uncharacterized protein LOC125098548 isoform X3, translated as MRGGKGAPAVQRPPRPPPPVRVRRSPARRRRGGRDWARSEVGRDLEKPPRLHCSGRGRPEEPVPQSRHPAGRSRSEVPRCLDLPGPGGSAWRGREALLRGGPRPADQALATTARRVNARRPTVAEKVVTAAREVLRRQSSVASGTWINHLCSAFGSTENFIFRSFIRDPAALSLSCFLARAEFITEKAKF; from the exons ATGCGGGGTGGGAAAGGGGCCCCCGCGGTCCAGCGGCcgcctcgccccccacccccggtccgCGTGCGACGCTCCCCGGCCCGCAGGCGCCGCGGGGGCAGGGACTGGGCGCGGAGCGAGGTTGGGAGGGACCTGGAAAAACCACCCAGATTGCATTGCAGTGGGCGAGGCCGCCCGGAGGAGCCGGTTCCCCAGAGCCGCCACCCCGCGGGGCGTTCGCGGAGCGAGGTTCCCAGGTGCTTGGATTTGCCTGGGCCGGGAGGTTCCGCCTGGCGGGGACGCGAGGCTCTGTTGCGTGGTGGCCCACGCCCGGCGGATCAAGCGCTCGCGACGACTGCGAGGAGGGTCAACGCCCGGCGGCCGACGGTGGCTGAGAAAGTGGTTACAGCCGCTCGGGAAGTCCTGCGTCGCCAGTCCTCTGTGGCCTCTGGTACTTGGATTAATCATTTGTGCAGTGCGTTTGGATCAACTGAGAACTTTATTTTCCGCTCGTTTATCAGGGATCCCGCGGCGCTGTCCCT CTCTTGTTTCCTAGCGAGGGCAGAGTTCATCACTGAGAAGGCAAAATTCTGA
- the LOC125098548 gene encoding uncharacterized protein LOC125098548 isoform X1 has product MRGGKGAPAVQRPPRPPPPVRVRRSPARRRRGGRDWARSEVGRDLEKPPRLHCSGRGRPEEPVPQSRHPAGRSRSEVPRCLDLPGPGGSAWRGREALLRGGPRPADQALATTARRVNARRPTVAEKVVTAAREVLRRQSSVASDVVVKEITFTTRWTNPTSLKCISQVHVSVPQRKQHFYKAAAMLHVPIQQNLLKFPARLTFHLVCTPSKAG; this is encoded by the exons ATGCGGGGTGGGAAAGGGGCCCCCGCGGTCCAGCGGCcgcctcgccccccacccccggtccgCGTGCGACGCTCCCCGGCCCGCAGGCGCCGCGGGGGCAGGGACTGGGCGCGGAGCGAGGTTGGGAGGGACCTGGAAAAACCACCCAGATTGCATTGCAGTGGGCGAGGCCGCCCGGAGGAGCCGGTTCCCCAGAGCCGCCACCCCGCGGGGCGTTCGCGGAGCGAGGTTCCCAGGTGCTTGGATTTGCCTGGGCCGGGAGGTTCCGCCTGGCGGGGACGCGAGGCTCTGTTGCGTGGTGGCCCACGCCCGGCGGATCAAGCGCTCGCGACGACTGCGAGGAGGGTCAACGCCCGGCGGCCGACGGTGGCTGAGAAAGTGGTTACAGCCGCTCGGGAAGTCCTGCGTCGCCAGTCCTCTGTGGCCTCTG ATGTGGTTGTCAAAGAGATCACATTTACTACTCGCTGGACAAATCCAACCTCTCTGAAG TGCATCTCACAGGTACATGTGTCTGTGCCACAAAGGAAACAACACTTTTACAAGGCTGCAGCGATGCTCCATGTCCCCATCCAACAGAACTTGCTGAAATTTCCAGCCAGGCTGACATTCCATCTGGTGTGCACTCCAAGTAAAGCTGGTTAA